The genomic window AATGAAGACACACAAATCACAATCAACAAAGGAACTGTTTTACTTTAAATATCAGAAAGCCTCATGGGAGTAGACACTTAATAAAATAGACAGCAAGGTGAAATTTTCGCTTTGAAGCAACTGTTTAGCGATTGATgcttccttcctttttttttttttaatttttttttttatatatatttctctCGCAACTTAAAGACCTTTTAGACCCCGGTCTAGAATTTTGTTTGATCAAACGTACAATCTTAAGAGAAAATATTGGACAATGGTCTAAATTTTTGTAAGTTATTGCAAATGTTAGACGATAACCTTATATTTTGTTTGTAAGCTTGAACAATATGTGAACAAATATTAGGTTTGAGTCTAACATTGTCCGGAGTGATAATTTTTAAGGGCCTATATGTTTgccacttttaaaaaatatggacAAAATTTAAATGGTGGTTTGGTTGGATAGTGAAGTAGAAAAAAATTCCGGTAGATTAAGATTAAAATTCTagtagaaacaaaaaaaatggctGGGATCTTTTCCCATTGTCTGCAGTTTGAAGTTTGAACATACTTCatatgtcccaatttatgtggcaaatttttctttttagtaggtcttaaaaagaatgtcacatttttatattacgaaataatttaactttatgagatgatttacatcTACATAAATATTTTAGGCTTATTTtggatcacaaattttaaaagtcttattttctttttgaaactcCATGCTATGTCAAATGATGCTGCAGAAATTGAGACGGATGGAGCACAGGAGCTGGTATTAAAACTATTTCAAGAAGCATAAAGACATCAAGTGGTCGTGCCGGAGTGGTTATCGGGCATGACTAGAAATCATGTGGGCTTTGCCCGCGCAGGTTCGAATCCTGCCGACCACGTCATATTTTACTAATAATTTTAATCAAAAGCAAAGTATTAGGTATGTACTATTTATTTTTGTAAGGCTAACCAAACATTGTCATTATCTTATGCCAATTTTTAGCACTTCAATAGTGGCTCTTACGTTTTATAGGAGTGATTTGGCGTAGAAAATATACATGACTTGTACTGCAATACATTTTATTTGTAGTAGCATAATACTGAGATGAGTTCAGCGCAAATTCACATAGCCAACTCAACTTCTTATGGACTGAGACGTAGTTGTTGTTGTCACACCAACAACCACTTAGGAACAGGATGAGTGACAATGAAAAACTCCCTCATCTGCCGCAATTTGGATACGAGTAGCTCCGCCACTGACATTTGACGAGCAAAAGAACCAGTGAGGATGTCTTAGGATACAAATGCTAAGTTTAATTTGTAAACTCTGCTGAATGAACTGATCAAGAGCCTGCAACTAGCAAGTTCCCAGATAGGCACCAATTAATGCATTTGTGCTATATATCAGAAGAGAACTATCTGCCAGCATCCAACTACATGGGCTAGAAGCACATCTGTGAAAACTTCTCAAATGTGGCTTTCATTTTTGCACTTTCAATGAGCAACTATAGGCAATCCATACGGCAGAGTGAGAATGTGTTGGTTCATAGTGCTACATTTAATTTGTCAACTTTGTAGCAAAAAGTGAAGTAATCAAGTTACCTGGGGAGACGCTATAAATGCATTCTGCTATGAACTACAAAAATCATATGTACAGCTAAAGATTCATGCCACCTGAAATCTATATCTGAACTTAGGAAATGTTATAAAAGACACGTgatattataagaaaaaatagaGAGTAGAACATAGTTGCAGTCCTTATAAGCAGCACATTCGCAGGCATCAAGCATGAAAGTCTGAAGCAATTGACCGTAGTAACAGCACCTCACTCTATTCGAGCTGCATATATTTTGACTTCACCTTCAAATTTTTTCATTACCTAGACATATGTGGACATGATACCATTGCACGAATCAATGTTCACAGATTCTAAAAGATACTAGTATTACTTAAGCTCCTTTCACCCAAATACCTGTGGTGTTTCGTCGAGACTCGTAATTCTCAGACAATATGCAAATAAATAAGCAGGTCACATataaaatataagaataaaAGAGATATGCACAGCAATATCAAAACTAAATCTTTCTTAAGCCATTGTATATCACTGACAAAATTCACTGAGAACAGAAAATGTTCAGCTCATACCGAAAAACCACCAACTGTATTTGATACATCATACAAAAGTAAAATGTCAGTCAAATGACCTACTTATTCTTAGTGGTCTTCTTCTTGGAACCTGAGTTAGCAGACAGTGGTTTGGGATGCTTTTCAGCTTCACTTGGGTCCAACCACTTGAGAGGATGACGATTATAGACAGGCCAGTTAGGGATGGTGACAAGGGCAGTAAAGACAACACCACCAGCGTATGTTAACAACATAGTTTGAAACGAGCCCAAGACATAGCCTGTGATGAATGCTACTACCGCGAAGCTCACAAGCAGTATCTGCATCAACTGTTCCACTAGCTTTTGTCCTTGCCAATCCATCTACAATAGACGGCagagaaacaaatgaaaaaaatgcaCATCATCACCAAACAGGAACAATAGAAGTCCTATTGATACTTAGTCAATCAATCCAATCAACTACCCATTAGTCCCAACTGACAAATAGTTGGGATCAGTTATATAAATCTTTCGGGCCATTTCAGTGATATCACTCCAAATTAGATAATTTGCTTTCTAACTAGATTACAAAAGGGACTCTTGGCAAACATAGGACATAACGtaagtacaacaacaactaagccTTAATTAAACTAGTTGGTATCACTTTTACAGTTCTTTTGCTT from Lycium ferocissimum isolate CSIRO_LF1 unplaced genomic scaffold, AGI_CSIRO_Lferr_CH_V1 ctg3086, whole genome shotgun sequence includes these protein-coding regions:
- the LOC132043951 gene encoding signal peptidase complex subunit 1-like; protein product: MDWQGQKLVEQLMQILLVSFAVVAFITGYVLGSFQTMLLTYAGGVVFTALVTIPNWPVYNRHPLKWLDPSEAEKHPKPLSANSGSKKKTTKNK